Proteins found in one Vespula pensylvanica isolate Volc-1 chromosome 10, ASM1446617v1, whole genome shotgun sequence genomic segment:
- the LOC122632701 gene encoding RWD domain-containing protein 2A, translating into MTFYENIKENLTTQIYELEALQSVYPEELIVADHGIVADINHFIEFPQEELPQRLEYVIKISENEAIIELQVCLPTNYPQEKPEVYARTSMLDRMQQLLLNEALASFLNENEQGEPCIYSLISWLQDNIEKYLKNSNMNKEKTNEYKKKEHEQGDKLIFTRYWIYSHHIYNKLKRKDIANLAKEYCLTGFCLPGKPGIICIEGTDTNCELWWQKVKVMNWHRILIKLIEDEILDNEKNINTMRKYPNFQEVSFPSSDRHNDMGQLLTYLTEHQSQHVFNDIFGIKGKFTH; encoded by the exons atgactttttacgaaaatataaaagaaaatttaacgaCACAAATATACGAATTAGAAGCATTACAATCAGTTTATCCAGAAGAATTAATCGTCGCCGATCACGGAATTGTAGctgatataaatcattttattgaatttccTCAAGAAGAACTTCCGCAAAGATTGGAATATGTTATAAAGATTTCTGAGAATGAA gcAATAATTGAGCTTCAAGTATGTCTGCCAACTAATTATCCACAAGAAAAACCTGAAGTTTATGCAAGAACTTCCATGTTAGATAGAATGCAACAATTGCTTTTAAATGAAGCACTTGCaagttttttaaatgaaaatgagcAAGGTGAGCcatgtatatattcattgaTATCATGGTTACAAGATAACATAGagaaatatcttaaaaattctaacatgaataaagaaaaaactaatgaatataaaaagaaagaacatgaGCAAggtgataaattaatttttactagATATTGGATATATAgtcatcatatatataataaacttaaaagaaaagatatagcAAATTTAGCAAAAGAATATTGTCTCACTGGATTTTGCCTGCCTGGTAAGCCAGGAATTATTTGTATAGAAGGTACAGATACAAACTGTGAACTCTGGTGGCAAAAg gtAAAGGTTATGAATTGGCATAGAATtctcataaaattaatagaagatGAAATCTtagacaatgaaaaaaatataaataccaTGCGTAAATATCCTAACTTTCAAGAAGTATCTTTTCCTAGTTCGGATCGTCATAATGATATGGGACAGTTACTTACATATTTAACTGAACATCAATCTCAACatgtttttaatgatatttttggTATCAAAGGAAAATTTACCCATTAA
- the LOC122632503 gene encoding testis-specific serine/threonine-protein kinase 1-like: MSDLIQTASEEAVLLERGYKLLKKIGEGSYAKVYQAEYKSQYRTIKDCMLACKIIDTAKAPKDFVRKFLPRELDILVKLNHPHVVHIHSIFQRRMKYFIFMRYAENGDLLDFILKNGAVSENQARIWFRQLALGIQYLHEMEIAHRDLKCENILLTMNYNVKLADFGFSRYMIDNRGKRVLSDTYCGSLSYAAPEVLRGAPYNPKYSDIWSLGVILYIILNKAMPFDETNIKILYEQQLSRKWKFRRKIDETISDNAKKTVTNLLEPDVKKRWQIDQILYGEWIAMDPRLLVLTPIEQSALNHAIEERKKNEEKFLKKKSSKIEKKSEKPQNVSDTVGTVTILKDATKVSMSLLRMAQNTFHKYQNFSHFLSRLYRPLFYLSVFLNNLKCNQILWYIRWNMVFDYIIYISPYFRISYFCNTMHLNTNNMI; encoded by the exons ATGTCAGATCTGATCCAAACAGCGTCCGAGGAAGCCGTTTTATTAGAACGTGgctataaattattgaaaaagatcGGCGAAGGTTCTTATGCTAAG GTTTACCAAGCTGAATACAAATCGCAGTATCGTACGATAAAGGATTGCATGTTGGCCTGCAAGATCATAGACACAGCAAAGGCACCGAAGGATTTTGTTCGTAAATTTTTACCACGAGAGCTTGACATTTTAGTTAAACTCAACCATCCACACGTGGTACACATACACAGCATCTTTCAAAGacgtatgaaatatttcatattcatgCGTTACGCCGAGAACGGTGACCTTCTCGACTTTATCCTGAAGAACGGAGCAGTGTCAGAGAACCAAGCTCGCATATGGTTTCGACAACTGGCTCTTG gTATTCAATATCTTCATGAAATGGAAATTGCACATCGTGATttaaaatgtgaaaatattcttctaaCAATGAATTACAATGTAAAGCTAGCCGATTTTGGATTCTCACGATACATGATTGACAATCGTGGTAAACGTGTACTCAGTGACACATACTGTGGTTCCTTGTCGTATGCTGCACCAGAAGTTCTACGTGGTGCTCCTTATAATCCAAAATATTCTGACATTTGGTCACTCGGTGTGATTCTCTATATCATTTTGAACAAGGCCATGCCTTTCGACGAGACCAATATAAAGATACTCTATGAACAACAGTTATCACGTAAATGGAAATTTCGACGAAAAATCGACGAAACCATCAGCGATAATGCAAAGAAAACTGTAACGAATCTTTTGGAACCGGATGTAAAAAAGCGATGGCAAATTGATCAGATATTATATGGCGAGTGGATAGCAATGGATCCAAGATTATTGGTTCTGACACCGATTGAGCAAAGTGCTCTCAATCATGCGATCGAGGAAcgtaaaaagaacgaagagaaatttttgaaGAAG aAATCCTcaaagatcgaaaagaaaagcgaaaaacCGCAGAACGTCAGCGACACTGTCGGAACAGTCACTATTTTGAAGGATGCTACAAAGGTATCAATGTCATTGTTGAGAATGGCACAAAATACGTTTCATAAATATCagaatttttctcatttcctttCTAGGCTATACCGTCCATTATTTTACCTATCGGTTTTCCTAAACAACTTGAAATGTAATCAAATATTGTGGTATATACGTTGGAACATGGTTTttgattacattatatatatatccccgTACTTCCGCATTTCCTACTTTTGTAACACAATGcatttaaatacaaataatatgatttaa
- the LOC122632702 gene encoding anaphase-promoting complex subunit 10: protein MSNKANNTGETDPVQEELAGRVREVGNHAIWSLSSCKPGFGVDQLRDDITETYWQSDGQLPHLVNIQFKRKTTIRDICIYTDYKLDESYTPSRISIRAGTNFNDLQEVEVMDLNEPSGWVVIPIKDINERPIRTFMIQIAVISNHQNGRDTHMRQIKVHSPAQDVLGPPAPYMPGQFLTNEFLRYATVR, encoded by the exons atgaGTAACAAAGCTAACAACACAg gAGAAACAGATCCTGTGCAAGAAGAATTAGCTGGTAGAGTGAGAGAAGTAGGTAACCATGCAATATGGAGTTTATCTAGTTGTAAACCAGGTTTTGGTGTCGATCAATTGCGAGATGATATCACAGAAACATATTGGCAGTCTGATGGGCAACTTCCACATTTGGTGAATATacaattcaaaagaaaaacaacgatACGagacatatgtatttatacggATTACAAGCTTGATGAAAGCTATACTCCAAGTAG aataagTATTAGAGCAGGTACAAATTTCAATGACCTTCAAGAAGTTGAAGTCATGGATCTTAATGAACCAAGTGGATGGGTGGTTATTcctataaaagatataaatgaacGACCTATTAGAACATTTATGATTCAGATAGCTGTTATAAGTAATCATCAAAATGGCAGAGATACTCATATGAGACAAATTAAAGTTCATTCTCCAGCACAAGATGTTCTTGGACCACCTGCTCCTTATATGCCAGGACAATTCCTTACTAATGAATTTCTACGTTATGCTACAGTCAGATAg
- the LOC122632698 gene encoding uncharacterized protein LOC122632698 translates to MAGINSNGISLYQLNNNKFDHIKSYSQYNGMRIIVDNCMHNTVAVIQTFNESIIILKFNYDKTAYILSFVQSLQIPAITDIHTWHYMNHLYLGIASRHNISIYIWLGEHFDFIQVLNFGAEKLTFFHNKGFMNLICTASRTIILRHFFHFNRFIIIQTLPANNAIMTFDVIKDHLKEHFICLSTHQNTVVYKEVHGYFVPFQKISVAEKIIPLIVRKAVILLLLNKNVITIYQYDGWKFVQLNVKVSEVNDIYLVYFYENELIIIKHGVSTWKLIKPRWGEKISLLGFENEIKSWCIKAKTIAQRIPKARITIEKPLPILNGHIREIHTQNINGYDSKEWQNLTRQYNYLTTKLKAINHSLSKKLNNNNSQFKTLHAHKVQVTCESLCKVNNIIIKEKTNPLFKLRSIKNIGQNLTFTSLKIENIDNFKCPIPAFTPKNFYLQGLINNISLSDLQKNTLKTSGNQMITGDHVFVELDVFHSVMPLDIATNSTMKSVYAKEIRVKELHLKKDGFLLPLNGPLSKISGCITASKVKVKGLINLNGGLKGESTSSLMPVKHVPDFMEINENRNFHNITIVNTLKTKDVYRQSGKSLKIILDNGILINNNNFPMHLIFSNNNVIWRNVTIKDYNNWVTAHSDNKVIISGKKETMYNVILPQSTYIQSLIPKYNFSLCVSTANVSNIKLSQVLIENMTVENLNSFQVFGAKELNSTIFETTASVNAIDLSKKYFIGVTTVKNILPSNIKGFNLEGFQEILNMWIEKNIFKDIRNATRVKVNNLQTPTKINFPFPTTVRNVISKGNTYATIINGEDIHRFMKNAVRVNDTISLNNTTFSVGLKSNNVQFFYGPLNFTYPGVHLNLHSKHILGNVQIGMLNILKPIIHETYNTSKNYIIQGNVTFTSEPTIKNINNINLEKLSSEIYKIDENMVVSGNNFLIKNMTVIGNNISKTSLYIPYYNSWTNISYSLLSKTKPQEISVPCWFNNIEVDSVKGFKNSSIKSSDAQIKNIIEMSLKRNESQVIQSKWHFEKLILSGHVNLQGKINNMNLRTDVVKYSNKQNIITGTKTILGLATEHLRGLNFNEWSKNAVLLKQQNLIIVKGQKIFTDINISNLSLDGAIMGKNIKNAFLKSKPQIINGFKIFDGNIKMPSLLVDGLMNDVNFTSFINNLLKKNKPVQTLNTDIILKDNLEILGNIFIDGLYNGIKVNNCNEEYNKMKSIEKNLTEIADVIKTTGTALNNRAFYLNKLKTSKNITAIITNLNNNLLQSNINCQCKLKNVSLFCNDVEIQGFSLGSNISNYTRIQILSIEEVTFIVFITSDCVSIGNINKAKFYEKKVFCVPNILQASVESVGNSLWIILQLPLEMLALHYVSWDNIKQYTLPPSNILITSASPNNELLMLRSDGVWNINELGSPRHIFKTDLIGTIETFSYDKEYYIKSIKNNATIFMKSLYIGN, encoded by the exons ATGGCAGGCATTAACTCTAATGGAATTtcattatatcaattaaac aataacaAATTTGATCATATTAAATCATATTCACAATATAATGGCATGCGTATAATAGTAGACAACTGTATGCATAATACTGTAGCAGTAATTCAAACTTTTAATgagagtataataatattgaaatttaattatgataagactgcatatatattatcctTTGTGCAAAGTCTTCAAATACCTGCTATAactgatatacatacatggcATTACATGAATCATTTATATCTAGGCATAGCATCACGtcataatatatcaatatatatttggCTTGGAGAACACTTTGATTTTATACAAGTTTTGAATTTTGGAGCAGAAAAATTAAcgttttttcataataaaggATTTATGAATCTTATTTGTACTGCATCTCGTACAATCATATTACGtcattttttccattttaatagatttataataattcagaCCTTACCTGCTAATAATGCTATTATGACATTTGATGTAATCAAGGATCATCTTAAGGaacattttatatgtttatctaCACATCAAAATACAGTCGTGTACAAGGAAGTACATGGATATTTTGTACCATTCCAAAAAATTTCTGTCGCAGAGAAGATAATACCATTAATAGTTAGAAAAGCTgttatactattattactcAATAAGAATGTTATAACAATTTATCAGTATGATGGGTGGAAATTTGTACAATTAAATGTTAAAGTATCAGAAgtcaatgatatttatttggtttatttctatgaaaatgaattaataattataaaacatgGAGTTTCTACatggaaattaataaaaccaAGATGGGgtgaaaaaatatctttacttggtttcgaaaatgaaataaaatcttgGTGCATTAAAGCTAAAACTATTGCACAGAGAATACCTAAGGCTAGAATAACTATAGAAAAACCATTGCCAATATTAAATGGTCATATACGTGAAATTCATACTCAAAat ATAAATGGATACGATTCAAAGGAATGGCAGAATTTAACGagacaatataattatttaactacaaaattaaaagcaataaatcattctttgagtaaaaaattaaacaacaaTAATAGTCAATTTAAAACACTACATGCTCATAAAGTACAAGTAACGTGTGAATCACTATGCaaagttaataatataataataaaagaaaaaactaatcCATTGTTTAAATTAAGATCCATAAAAAACATTGGTCAGAATTTAACATTTACAAGTTTAAAAATAGAGAACATTGATAACTTCAAATGTCCTATTCCTGCATTTACAcctaaaaatttttatctccaaggattaattaataatatttcattatcagatttacaaaaaaatacattaaaaactAGTGGTAATCAAATGATTACAG gTGATCATGTTTTTGTTGAATTAGATGTTTTTCATAGCGTCATGCCATTAGATATTGCTACAAATTCTACAATGAAAAGTGTATATGCTAAAGAGATTAGAGTAAaagaattacatttaaaaaaagatggatTTTTATTACCATTAAATGGACCTCTATCTAAAATATCAGGATGTATAACAGCatcaaaagtaaaagtaaaagggcttattaatttaaatggaGGATTGAAAGGTGAAAGTACAAGTTCATTAATGCCAGTAAAACATGTGCCAGATTTTatggaaataaatgaaaatcgcAATTTCCACAATATTACAATTGTAAATACATTGAAAACTAAAGATGTATATAGACAAAGTGGCAAATctctaaaaattattttagacaatggaatattaataaataataataatttcccAATGCACTTAATATTTTCCAACAATAATGTG atctGGAGAAATGTTACAATAAAAGATTACAATAATTGGGTAACAGCTCATTCTGATAATAAAGTGATCATatcaggaaaaaaagaaacaatgtaTAATGTGATATTACCACAGTCAACTTATATACAATCACTGATTCCAAA ATACAACTTTTCCTTATGCGTCTCAACTGCAAATGTTTCAAACATAAAATTATCTCAAGTattgatagaaaatatgaCTGTAGAAAATTTAAACAGTTTTCAAGTATTTGGAGCAAAAGAATTAAACTCTACTATTTTTGAAACAACAGCTTCTGTCAATGCTATTGATCTATCAAAAAAGTATTTCATAGGTGTAACTActgtgaaaaatattctaccATCTAATATTAAAGGATTTAATCTAGAag gatttcaagaaattttaaacatgtggatagaaaaaaacatttttaaggATATAAGAAATGCAACACGTGTAAAAGTTAATAATCTTCAGACtcctacaaaaataaattttccatttcCTACTACAGTTAGGAATGTGATATCAAAAGGAAATACTTATGCTACAATTATTAATGGTGAAGATATACATCGTTTTATGAAAAATGCAGTTAGAGTAAATGAtacaatttctttaaataatacaacattta gTGTGGGATTAAAATCTAACAATGTACAGTTCTTCTATGGACCACTTAATTTCACTTATCCAGGAGTTCATCTAAATTTGCATTCAAAGCATATTTTGGGAAATGTGCAAATAGGAATgctgaatatattaaaacctATTATTCATGAAACATACAATAcctcaaaaaattatataatacaag gtAATGTAACTTTTACATCTGAACCtactatcaaaaatataaataacatcaaTCTGGAAAAGCTCTCttcagaaatttataaaattgatgaaaatatGGTTGTATCtggtaataattttctaataaaaaatatgactgtaataggaaataatatttctaag ACATCTCTTTATATACCATATTACAATTCTTGGACAAATATCTCATACAGTCTATTGAGTAAAACTAAACCTCAAGAAATAAGTGTCCCTTGTTGGTTTAACAATATAGAAGTTGACAGTGTCAAAGGTTTTAAGAATTCATCTATAAAATCTTCTGAtgcacaaataaaaaatataattgaaatgtcTCTTAAAAGAAATGAGTCTCAAGTAATTCAGAGCAAATggcattttgaaaaattaatattatcag GTCATGTAAATTTAcaaggaaaaattaataacatgaATTTAAGAACTGATGTTGtcaaatatagtaataaacaaaatattattactggCACAAAGACAATTTTAGGATTAGCTACTGAACATTTGCGTGgattaaatttcaatgaatgGTCAAAAAATGctgtattattaaaacaacaaAATCTAATCATAGTGAAAGGCCAAAAGATTTTTACAgacattaatatttcaaatttaag TTTGGATGGTGCCATAATGgggaaaaacataaaaaatgcatttttGAAATCAAAACCACAAATTATTAATGGCTTTAAAATTTTCGATGGTAATATCAAAATGCCAAGCTTATTAGTTGATGGTTTAATGAACGATGTTAATTTTacaagttttattaataatctgttgaagaaaaataagccTGTACAAACATTGAATAcggatattattttaaaagataatttagaaatattgggaaatattttcattgatggTCTTTATAATGGTATCAAAGTAAATAACTGTAATGAAGAATAcaacaaaatgaaatcaatagaaaaaaatttgacagAGATTGCAGACGTCATAAAAACAACAGGAACTGCCTTAAAta atcgagccttttatttaaataaattaaagacttctaaaaatattactgCAATAATAAccaatttaaataacaatctcttacaaagtaatattaattgtcAATGCAAATTGAAGAATGTATCACTATTTTGTAATGATGTTGAAATACAAGGCTTCAGCCTTGGATCAAACATAAGTAATTATACAAGaattcaaattttatcgattgagGAAGTTACATTTATTGTATTCATTACATCAGATTGTGTTTCAATTGGGAATATTAATAAAGCTAAATTTTATGAGAAGAAAG ttttttgtGTACCAAATATTCTCCAAGCATCAGTAGAATCAGTAGGAAATTCATTGTggattattttacaattaccTTTAGAAATGTTAGCATTACATTATGTTTCATGGGATAACATTAAACAGTATACTTTACCACCTTCAAATATACTTATTACTAGTGCATCAccaaataatgaattattaatgctTCGATCAGATGGAGTTTGGAATATTAATGAACTTGGAAGTCCACGTCATATATTCAAAACAGATTTAATAGGAACAATTGAAACATTCTCGtatgataaagaatattatataaaaagtataaaaaacaATGCTACTATTTTCATGAAATCTCTATATATAGGTAATTAA